The genome window GAGCAAGGCACGGTTTCCCGCCACAACAATGGGAGATAAGATCTCATCGTCCAGCGCGGCAACAAAAGCAGATGGAGATTGCAAATGGTCGCGCACAGCCGCAAGGACTGCCTCAAGGAATTGCTGTAGATCGCCCTCTGTGAGCAAACGCTCCTCGATGTTTTGGAGCAATTCCAATTCACTGCGGTCGCCCCCGAAAAACAACCAGCGCTCCCAGAGAGGCGCGGCAAATGTGATGGCATGTTCGAGCAGCAGGATGGTTGCCACCACAGTAAACGGGACAAAGGCGTTATAAGGCGTGCCGAGTACCTCCCCGCCGCGCCGGACAACCGTCATCAAGCCAAGGGCGGCAGAGGCGGTTACCGGTCCGCGCATGATCCACTTGACCAGACGGCTTTTTATTACGCGGTCCGGCCATGAAACTCCAAAGAAGGCCACTGCATACGCCATCACGATCACCAATGCGCCAACCAGCAAATTAATGACAGTTGCCGCGCCCCAAAAGAGATATTGATGCTGCGCAGCAAGTCCATACCCAAATAATAAATAGGGATACGAACCGAGCGCGGGGGCTGTGGCGCCCGCCATCAAATACAACATGCGGCGGCGTCCCGAACGTGTCAGCATGAGACTGTAAGCGCGCGCAAAATTCACCCCCGCCCACACCATCGCCGAGACGTAAAAAAGCGTGAAGACTTCCGTCCATGCCGTGCGCACGAGAAACGGAGCCGGCTTCCCATCCGGGATGAAATCGCCGACCAAATGTCCAAATGCAAGCAACAGGAGGAAACCAGCTGAAACAACATACATGCCGCGCACGGCCACCCGACGGCGTCCACGCGAAGGACGCCCGGCCGTCACAAGCAGCGCATCAGAGAGATGAAGATATGCCGCCGGGAGAAAAACAATTCCAAACCACTGCAAACGCAGCAACAGATCGATCGCCCCGCTCGACAACGATTTATCCTGCAGGCCTTCGGAGGTGAAAACCACCACCACGCAAAGCAAAATGATCGCAAACGAACGCGCCACCCTATCGCGCAAATTGAACGAAAGCGCATAGAGAAAAAGCGAAAACGCTGTGATGGCGATCCCCGCCGTCAGTATCTGGTTGAGCGTCTGGATCCCCGCCAGAAACGTATCCGACCAACCGTTAATCATGGAAACCCTTCCAATAAATTTTTACAGCGCGGACATCACCGCAGCCGGTCTACTTTAATGCCTTTGCAAAAAATAAAGCCACATCCTGATTGATGTAATAATGGTCATTATACCCGCAGAACTCATACCCGAACTTTTGCGCAAGACGGATGACAGGGACATTCTTCGACTGCATCTCCAGGATGAGGCGACGATGCGATCTGGACTCCGCCCACTCCTGCCCGGCCGCCAATAAAGCGCTGCCCACGCCCTGGCGACGGCGTGCCGCATCCACCACAATATCCGTGATCCAAACCACTGAGGCGGTTCCCCGTTCAAGCAGGCTAATGTACCCCACAGGGTCACGATCAATAAAAGCAGTGTACATCATGGACTTCCGCACCCAGTCATCGGCAAGCGCGAACTGATTATGCGGATATTCCACAGTGATGGAACGCGGCAAGCGCACCTCGCGGAAGGTGGTTGTCACCTGTCCTGCGTCGCGGCGCAATTCCAATTGCCAGACCGCCTCGCTGATAATGGAATGATCGATGGCCATTAAGCGGGAAAGATCAGGCGCAATGGTGGGGCGAAGTTGAATTTCAGACATGAATAATAATTCCGTTCCTTTATTGTAATGGTACAACCCGCAGCTGCACAATGCAGGCGGGCAATATCTGCCCCTGATTATCGATTACCACAAGCCGCAATTGATAATCACCGGGGGTTAAAGCAGTGGTGTCCCAACGCCCCAGGGAACTGTCATTGACGATTGCACGTCCGGCGGAAATGGTCACCCAGGTATCGCTTCCAAGAGGCGCAACCTCATATTTATAGAATCCAAAATTCGGAATATTGACCGTACCGGCCAATTCGATGGCACCTTTTATTTCATCCCCCGCCTGAGGGAAAGTGATCATGATCTGATTTGGAATGCAGCCTGTATTGTCCACCGTTTCCGCCTGTGGAGGCAGGCTGGAGAATTGGGTCATCATTTCCGCAGATAGCGTGCCTGTCGGCCTAGAGATAAAGTCAAGCGTGGGTGTGGTGAGAAAAAAATCCGAGGGGAGTCCGGGGATGATAAAGGATGCCATAAAAAACTCGACACAGAACAGCATGGTGATGATGGAAGAAATTGCAATCGACCGTCCAAGCCGGCGGGCGGAGAATTCACGTTCCAGGCTGAAAACAGCAATCCGCCACTCCTGCCACGAACGCCATGCCCATCGAAAGGAGAACATGCCGGCAATTGCCAGCAGGATATAGATCAGCACCTCATAAGAGGCGAGGAACCTGTAAAATTCTGCCATTCGTGAGATTTTTACAATCCGCGCAAGACACCGCGGATTATCTTTTCGACTTTGGGGGTGATTACTTTTCCTGCCTCAATGACCTCTTCATGAGTTGTGATCGTGGAACCGTCCAGGTTGGCCTTGTTGCTGATGCCTGAAAGTCCAAGCACGCGCATGTTTCCATGACGCGCAATAATCACTTCCGGCACCGTGGACATCCCCACTGCATCCGCACCCGCAAGCCGCAAAAAGCGCAAATCAGCGGGTGACTCAAACGATGGTCCACTCAAGCCTGCGTAGACTCCCTCGCGCAGGGTGATCTTACCTTCCTTTGCAATTTTGCGTGCAAGATTGCAGTAATCACGGTCATACGGCTGGCTCATATCCGGAAAGCGCGGACCGATCTCATCCAAGTTTGGTCCCATGAGCGGGTTGAGACCAGACATGCCCATAAGGTTAAGCTGGTCGGTAATCAACATAACATCGCCGGGATTGAAATCAGGATGCACCCCGCCTGCGGCATTTGTGACAATCATAGAGGAAATTCCAAGGCGCTGCATGACACGCACGGGCAGGGTAATCTCTCCCATGGTGTACCCTTCGTAATAATGGATGCGCCCCTGCATAACCAGCACGGGCCTGCCTTCCAGCTCGCCAATCACAAAACGCCCGACATGTCCGTGAACGGTGGAGACGGGGAAGTTGGCCAGGTCACTATAAGGGATGTGAACGGCTCCTTGAACAGAATCAGCCAGACCGTTAAGTCCAGACCCGAGGATGATCCCCACAACAGGCTGGATTGATATCCGTCTTTTAAT of Anaerolineales bacterium contains these proteins:
- a CDS encoding GNAT family N-acetyltransferase, which encodes MSEIQLRPTIAPDLSRLMAIDHSIISEAVWQLELRRDAGQVTTTFREVRLPRSITVEYPHNQFALADDWVRKSMMYTAFIDRDPVGYISLLERGTASVVWITDIVVDAARRRQGVGSALLAAGQEWAESRSHRRLILEMQSKNVPVIRLAQKFGYEFCGYNDHYYINQDVALFFAKALK
- a CDS encoding purine-nucleoside phosphorylase; translation: MQTYISLSQIDEIVQTIKRRISIQPVVGIILGSGLNGLADSVQGAVHIPYSDLANFPVSTVHGHVGRFVIGELEGRPVLVMQGRIHYYEGYTMGEITLPVRVMQRLGISSMIVTNAAGGVHPDFNPGDVMLITDQLNLMGMSGLNPLMGPNLDEIGPRFPDMSQPYDRDYCNLARKIAKEGKITLREGVYAGLSGPSFESPADLRFLRLAGADAVGMSTVPEVIIARHGNMRVLGLSGISNKANLDGSTITTHEEVIEAGKVITPKVEKIIRGVLRGL